One window from the genome of Grus americana isolate bGruAme1 chromosome 2, bGruAme1.mat, whole genome shotgun sequence encodes:
- the LOC129203506 gene encoding UPF0500 protein C1orf216-like, giving the protein MAETVGVIPRDEEDIQNNSDDEDLFLTCDAVTVSPGCSSSPSLASLNEDKGSSTVPERLSVLSSKAVAQAKALTGPEMVSGGQAQRTASELAEHHPTTVSASLGGSWYPTAVDNLQPGGVASLCSKSPCCDGNPSLEAPQVPRVPGGASESPQAVAALPTSDPGGCHMLQVGSGMKGDTAPCSLGQAIWTKSAKVMETLESKKKEEKEKYRLQLAMYRRLLLLRSIRSLHKQLEQQQARLQQCYGVVINTKKEVLKHIRSTSPSPSP; this is encoded by the coding sequence ATGGCTGAGACAGTAGGTGTAATACCAAGAGATGAAGAGGACATCCAAAATAACAGTGATGATGAAGACCTGTTTCTGACTTGTGATGCTGTAACGGTATCCCCCGGTTGCTCTTCCAGCCCTTCATTAGCCAGCCTTAATGAAGACAAGGGAAGCTCAACAGTGCCAGAAAGACTGTCTGTCCTCTCCAGCAAGGCCGTGGCCCAGGCAAAAGCCCTGACTGGCCCAGAGATGGTTAGTGGTGGCCAGGCACAGAGGACAGCCTCCGAGTTGGCTGAGCATCATCCGACAACTGTAAGTGCATCGTTAGGTGGCTCATGGTACCCCACGGCGGTCGATAACCTGCAGCCTGGGGGCGTTGCCTCCCTGTGCTCCAAAAGCCCCTGCTGTGATGGTAACCCAAGTTTGGAAGCACCACAGGTCCCAAGGGTGCCCGGCGGGGCCAGCGAGTCCCCTCAGGCTGTCGCTGCCCTGCCCACGAGTGACCCTGGGGGCTGCCACATGCTGCAGGTGGGGAGCGGCATGAAGGGTGATACAGCCCCTTGTAGCCTGGGCCAGGCAATTTGGACGAAGTCCGCAAAAGTAATGGAGACCttagaaagtaagaaaaaagaggaaaaggagaagtaCCGGCTCCAGCTAGCTATGTACCGACGGCTTCTGCTGTTGCGTTCAATCAGGAGCTTGCacaagcagctggagcagcagcaggccaGATTGCAGCAATGCTACGGTGTGGTAATAAATACCAAGAAAGAAGTGTTGAAACACATTCGCTCCACCTCGCCCTCACCTTCGCCATAA